The genomic DNA CCCCGGGCCCGCTCCGACCCCTGAGCGGTCGACGGGCCCCTGGTGGTCTTCACGAGGGCGCCCCACGAGGGCACCGGGATCGCGCTACAGCGTCCGGGTCATCGTGCGGTGCGGGATCCCGGCGTCGTCGTAGACCGGACCCTCCGCGGTGTAGCCGAGGCGTTCGTAGAAGCCGAGCGCCTGGACCTGGGCGTGCAGCTCCAGCTCGGTGCCGCCGTGCTCGCGGCCGGCCTGCTCGATCGCCCGGACCAGCCGCGCGCCGAGCCCGGTCCCGCGGGCCGCCTTGACCACGGCGAGCCGGCCGAGCAGCACCCGGCCGCCCTTGCCGCCGGTCAGCTCCAGCGCCTGCGGACCGTGGATCAGCCGGCCGGTGCCGAGCGGCGCGCCGTCCTCGCCGAGTGCCAGCAGGTGCACCGAGGTGGCGTCGTACGCGTCGTACTCCAGCTCCTCGGGGACGGCCTGCTCCTCGACGAACACCTCGCGGCGGACCGCCCGGACCTGCTCCAGCCGCTCGTCGCCGTCCGCGACCAGGATCGTCTCGGCCACGGCTCAGCTCTCCGAGGAGATCACGTCGAGCGCCTTCTGCAGGTCGGCCGGGTACTCGCTGCTGAACTGCACCCACTGCCCGTCGCCGGGGTGCTCGAAGCCGAGCGACACCGCGTGCAGCCACTGCCGGGTGAGGCCGAGCCGCTTGGCGAGCGTCGGGTCGGCGCCGTAGGTGAGGTCGCCGACGCAGGGGTGGCGCAGCGCGGACATGTGCACCCGGATCTGGTGGGTGCGGCCGGTCTCCAGCTTGATGTCGAGCAGCGACGCGGCCCGGTACGCCTCGATCAGGTCGTAGTGGGTGACGGACGGCTTCCCGTCGCGGGTGACCGCCCACTTCCAGTCGGAGGAGGGGTGGCGGCCGATCGGCGCGTCGACGGTGCCGGACAACGGGTCGGGGTGGCCCTGGACGAGGGCGTTGTACTTCTTCTCGGTGACCCGGTCGTGGAACTGCCGCTTGAGGTCGGTGTACGCGATCTCGGACTTGGCCACGACCATGATCCCGGAGGTGCCGACGTCGAGCCGGTGGACGACGCCCTGGCGCTCGGCGGCGCCGGAGGTGGAGATCCGGTAGCCGGCGGCGGCGAGGCCGCCGATCACGGTCGGGCCGGTCCAGCCGGGGCTGGGGTGGGCGGCGACGCCGACCGGCTTGTCGATGACCACGACGTGCTCGTCGTCGTGGATGATCCGCATGCCCTCGACGTGCTCGGCGACCACCTGCACGGGGGCGGCGGGCGCCGGGATCTCGACCTCGAGCCAGGCGCCGGCGGTGACCCGGTCGGACTTGCCGGCGACGGCGCCGTCCAGCATCACCTTGCCGTCGGCGGCCAGCTCGGCCGCCTTGGTGCGGGAGAAGCCGAACATCCGGGCGAGGGCGGCGTCGAGGCGCTCGCCCTCCAGGCCGTCGGGAACGGGGAGGCTGCGGGTCTGCGCTGCGGTACTCATCCGTACGAGTATGCCGCAAGCGGCACACCCGGGTTCTACGCCCGGTCGTCCGGGGAGGCCGCGGGGGCCTCGGCGGGGGCCTTCTTGGCGCCGTGGTGGGTGGTCCCGTCCGGGTTGGAGCCGCGGAAGGACAGCAGCACCACCAGGATGCCGCCGCAGACGATCGCCGAGTCGGCGAGGTTGAAGACCGCGAAGTGCTGCACCGAGATGAAGTCGACCACGTGGCCGCGGAACACCCCGGGCGAGCGGAAGAGGCGGTCGGTGAGGTTGCCGAGCGCGCCGCCCAGCAGCAGGCCCAGCGCGATTGCCCAGGGCAGGCTGTACAGCTTGCGGGCGATCCGCCAGATGACCACGATCACGGCGGCGGCGATGGCGGTGAACACCACGGTCATCGCCTGGCCCATCCCGAACGCGGCGCCGGGGTTGCGGATGACCTGGAAGTTCATCAGGTCGCCGATGACCCGGATGGCCGCGTGGCCCTCCAGCCTGGCGACCACCAGCAGCTTGGAGCCGAGGTCGATCAGGTAGGCGAGCAGCGCGACGACCAGCAGCACGCCGACCCGCTTGCGGCGGGCCAGGTCACGGCCCCCGGCGGCGGTGGCTCCGACCGGCTGCGGGTCCTGGGAAACGCCCGCGGTCTCGTCCACGCCGGCCTCCGGGCCGTCCTGCGGGGTGCGCGCGGTGGGGACGGCGTCGTCCTGGGTCTGGGGGGAACCTGGAGTGCTGATGATCCGCTCCGCTGCCGTGTGCAAGGTGGACGAGGTACTGGGGACGAGCCTACGGCACCGCCCGCCCCCGTGGCCTCCCTCCGAACCCCGCCGTTGGCGGAGTCCGCGGAGCCGCCCGGCTACCGGCGCTCCTGCTTGGCCTTGCAGCTGACGCAGAGCGTGGCGCGCGGGAAGGCCTGGAGCCTGGCCTTGCCGACCGGCTGGCCGCAGGACTCGCACAGGCCGAAGCCGACGCCCTCCAGGCGGCTCAGGGCGCGCTCGGTCTGGGCGAGGCTGTCCCGGGCGTTGTTGGCGAGCGAGAGCTCGCTCTCCCGGTTGATGTTCTTGGTGCCGGCGTCGACCTGGTCGTCCCCGGCGCCGTCGTTGGAGTCGCGCATCAGGCCGGCGATGGCGGCCTCGGCGGCCTCGATCTCGGCCCGCAGCCGGTGCAGGTCGGTCTCCAGCTCGGCGTGCAGCTCGGCGACCTCGGCGGAGGTCCAGGGCTCCTCACCAGGGCGGACCGGCAGCTCGGCCGGGTCGACCGACTCGGCGCCGCCCCGGGCGCCGCTGCCCGCCGCCACGTGGGTGCGGCTGGTCGCCGCCGCGTGGCCGGTGCCGGTGCTGGTCTTACGCCGTGCAGTGCTCACGGTCCCCTCCCCTGGGTCGCCCGCCACAGCCTTTCGCGACCTCTTGGTCACGGTCCCTGTTGCCTTCTCAGCCATGGCTTTCGACCTCATTTACGAATAATTCGAACCGTCGGTTCCCGACGATCTTGCCAGTGCCGGAACGATAATCCCCATCGAATCCGGTCACAACGGGACATACCGATGCAGCTCGTCGAACCCACCCGGGCAGCCGCCGCCGCACGAGTGCTTCCCAAGTTGTGCCCAGATCGTCATCGGCTAATCCGGGTTGCGATGCCCGATACACTGAGCCTGCGAGGCGCAGATGGGACGAGTACCGACGTACGCAGCCAGGAGCGACCCGGGGACGGTGTGAGCCCGGGGGTGTGCGCGGCGGGAAGATCACCCCGGAGCCGCCGGAAGAACGGCCCAGGTCAGGGCCCAGTAGAACCGGCAGCAAAACCCAAGGAGAGGGTCGCGGGAAGCAGTCCGCGGCCAAGGAGGGTGGTACCGCGGGACGGCACGCCGTCTCGTCCCTCCGTCGGAAGCCAGTCCACGCATCCGTCGGAGGCCCAGTGACCACCTACAACTCCGTCCCCGCCCAGGTCGACCTGCCCGCGGTCGAGCACCAGATCCTCAGCTTCTGGCAGGACAACAAGGTCTTCCAGCGCACGCTGGAGCAGTCCGAGGGCCGCCCCGAGTGGGTGTTCTACGAGGGTCCGCCGACCGCCAACGGCATGCCGGGCGCCCACCACATCGAGGCCCGCGTCTTCAAGGACGTCTTCCCGCGCTACCGGACCATGAAGGGCTACCACGTCGCCCGCAAGGCCGGCTGGGACTGCCACGGCCTGCCGGTCGAGCTCGCCGTCGAGAAGGAGCTCGGCTTCTCCGGCAAGCAGGACATCGAGGCGTACGGCATCGCCGAGTTCAACGCCAAGTGCCGCGAGTCGGTGACCCGCCACACCGACGAGTTCGTGAAGCTCACCGAGCGGATGGGCTACTGGGTCGACCTCGACGAGGCGTACCGGACCATGGACCCGTCGTACATCCAGTCGGTCTGGTGGTCGCTCAAGCAGATCTTCGACAAGGGCCTGCTGGTCCAGGACCACCGGGTCGCCCCCTGGTGCCCGCGCTGCGGCACCGGCCTGTCCGACCACGAGCTGGCCCAGGGCTACGAGACCGTGGTCGACCCCTCGGTCTACGTCCGCTTCCCGCTGACCTCCGGCCCGCTGGCCGGCACCGCCGCGCTGCTGGTCTGGACGACCACCCCGTGGACCCTGGTCTCCAACACCGCCGCCGCCGTCCACCCGGACGTCACCTACGTGGTCGCCACCGACGGCACCGAGCGCCTGGTCGTCGCCGAGCCGCTGGTCGGCAAGGCGCTCGGCGAGGGCTGGGAGACCACCGGCGAGTCCTTCACCGGCGCCGAGATGGAGCGCTGGGTCTACCGCCGCCCGTTCGACCTGGTCGAGATCGAGGACGCGCACTACGTCCTCAACGCCGAGTACGTCACCACCGAGGACGGCACCGGCATCGTCCACCAGTCGCCCGCCTTCGGCGCCGACGACCTCGCGACCTGCCGCAAGTACGGCCTGCCGGTGGTCAACCCGGTCCGCGCCGACGGCACCTTCGAGGAGGAGGTCCCGCTGGTCGGCGGCGTCTTCTTCAAGAAGGCCGACGAGGCGCTGGTCGCCGACCTCCAGGCCCGCGGCCTGCTCTTCCGCCACCTGCCGTACGAGCACAGCTACCCGCACTGCTGGCGCTGCCACACCGCGCTGCTCTACTACGCGCAGCCGTCCTGGTACATCCGCACCACCGCGGTCAAGGACGCCCTGATCCGGGAGAACGAGGCCACCAACTGGTACCCGGAGAACGTCAAGCACGGCCGCTTCGGCGACTGGCTGAACAACAACATCGACTGGGCGCTCAGCCGCAACCGCTACTGGGGCACCCCGCTGCCGATCTGGCGCTGCGAGGACGACCACCTCACCTGCGTCGGCTCGCTCGCCGAGCTCTCCGAGCTCACCGGCACCGACCAGTCCGGGCTGGACCCGCACCGCCCGTTCATCGACGACGTCACCTTCGCCTGCCCCACCTGCGCCGGCACCGCGGTGCGCGTCCCCGAGGTGATCGACGCCTGGTACGACTCGGGCTCCATGCCGTTCGCCCAGTACGGCTACCCGTACCAGAACAAGGAGCTGTTCGAGAAGCGCTACCCGGCGCAGTTCATCTCCGAGGCGATCGACCAGACCCGCGGCTGGTTCTACACGCTGATGGCCGTCGGCACGCTGGTGTTCGACAGGAACTCGTACGAGAACGTGGTCTGCCTCGGCCACATCCTCGCCGAGGACGGCCGCAAGATGTCCAAGCACCTGGGCAACATCCTGCAGCCGATCCCGCTGATGGACCAGCACGGCGCCGACGCCGTGCGCTGGTTCATGGCCGCCGGTGGCTCGCCCTGGTCCGCGCGGCGCGTCGGCCACGGCACCATCCAGGAGGTCGTCCGCAAGACGCTGCTGACCTACTGGAACACCGTCGCCTTCCAGGCCCTCTACGCCCGCACCGCCGGCTGGGCGCCCTCGGCGGCCGACCCGGCGCCCGCCGACCGACCGCTGCTGGACCGCTGGGTGCTCTCCGAGCTCAACGCCCTGGTCCGCGAGGTCGACCTCTCACTGGAGGCCTACGACACCCAGCGGGCCGGCAAGCTGCTCTCCGCCTTCGTCGACGACCTCTCCAACTGGTACGTGCGGCGCGGCCGCCGCCGCTTCTGGCAGGGCGACGCCGCGGCGCTCGCCACCCTGCACGAGGCGCTGGAGACCGTCACCCGCCTGATGGCCCCGCTCACCCCGTTCATCACCGAGCGGGTCTGGCAGGACCTGGTCGTCCCGGTCGCCCCGGACGCGCCGGTCTCCGTGCACCTCGCCTCCTGGCCGGTCGCCGACGAGGCGCTGGTCGACCCGGAGCTGTCGCGCAACATGGCGCTGGTCCGTCGGCTGGTCGAGCTCGGCCGCGCCACCCGGGCCGAGTCCGGGGTGAAGACCCGTCAGCCGCTGCTCCGCGCACTGGTCGCCGCCCAGGGCTGGGAGGAGCTGCCGACCGACCTGCGGGCGCAGATCGCCGAGGAGCTGAACGTCGTCGCCCTGGAGTCGCTCGCCGAGGTCGGCGCCTCCCTGGTCGACACCTCCGCCAAGGCCAACTTCCGCGCGCTCGGCAAGCGGTTCGGCAAGGGCGTGCAGGACGTCGCCAAGGTGGTCGCCGCCGCGGACGCCGCCCGGCTCGCCGCCGAGCTGCGGGCCACCGGCACCACCTCGGTCGAGCTGGACGGCGAGACCGTGGAGCTCTCCCCGGACGAGGTGATCATCACCGAGACCCCGCGCGAGGGCTGGGCCGTCGCCAACGAGTCCGGTGCCACCGTCGCCCTCGACCTGACGATCACCCCGGAGCTCAAGCGGCTCGGCATCGCCCGTGACGCGATCCGCGGCATCCAGGAGGCCCGGAAGAACTCCGGCCTGGACGTCGCCGACCGGATCGTCCTGCGCTGGCGGGCCGCCAACGAGGAGACCGCCGAGGCCATCGCCGAGCACGGCCGGCTCGTCGCCGACGAGGTCCTCGCCACCGACTTCGCCGCCGGCGCCGCCGACTGGGAGTCGGAGTCCTTCACCGACGAGTCCCTCGGCCTCGTCTTCCAGCTCAAGAAGGCCTGACAGGAAGGGGTCCGGGGCTGCGCCCCGGACCCCTTCCCCCGGACCTCCGCGCCAACGGCAGCGCCCCCGTCGTGTGACCGAAGTCACGACGGGGGCGCTGCCGTTGGCGGAGCCTAGTTGTCGCCGTCCTCGTCGATGAGGAAGCCCCGCATCGGCGCGGGCGCCTGCTGCATCGGCTGCGGCGGCTGCGGACGGACCGCAGCCATCGGCTGGGTCATCCCGGCCGGAGCCATCTGCGGGGCACCGTTGCCGGGCTGGCCGCCGAAGCTCGGGGTCGCCCCACCGAAGTTGTTCTGGCCGCCGAAGCTCGGGGCGCCGGAACCGAAGGAGTTCTGGCCGCCGAAGCTCGGGGTCGCGGACGACATCGCGCCGGCACCGGCGGGCGCCATCGACGACGCGGCCGGCGGCAGCGAAGCGGTGGCGGGGATCCGCGGCGGGGCGAGCGAGTCGTCGGCCTGCGACTCCAGCTGGCGCAGCTGGGTCTCCAGGTACGACTTCAGGCGCGTGCGGTACTCGCGCTCGAAGGCGCGCAGGTCCTCGACCTTGCGCTCCAGCGTGGCGCGGGCGGACTCCAGGGAGCCCATCGCGACGCGGTGCTTCTCCTGCGCGTCCCGCTCCAGGGCGTCGGCCTTGGCACGGGCGTCGCGCTCCAGGCCCTCGGCGCGGCTGCGGGCCTCGCCGACGATCTTGTTGGCCTCGGAACGGGCCTCGGAGATCGCCTGGTCGGCGGTCTGCTGGGCGAGCGCGAGCACGCGGGCGGCGCTGTCGCCGCCGGGCTGCTGCTGCGGCTGGCCCATCGGGCCGCCGAGCGGGCCGCCCATCTGCTGCATCGGGGCGCCCATCGGCGCCAGCTGCTGCTGGCCGCCCATGGTCTGGCCCATCTGCGGCTGGCCCATCGGACCGCCCATCGGCTGCAGCATCTGGCCGCCCATCGGCTGCACCAGCTGCTGCTGGCCGCCCATGGTCTGACCCATCTGCTGCGGCTGGCCCATCTGCTGCGGCTGGCCCATCGGGCCGGCCGGGAGCTGCGGGGCACCGGACGGGAGGCCGAGCGGCTGGTTGCCCATGCCCTGCTGCGGGCCGACCATCTGCTGCGGACCGGGGCCCTGCTGCTGGCCGGGCACCGGGGGGCCGGATATGGCGGCGGGCACCGGCGCGCCAGGGCGCTGCTGGTCCTGCGGAGCCTGCTGCTCCTTGCGCATGTTGGCCTGGTTCTGCGCGGCGGCACGGGTGGCGGCGGCCAGCTTGGCCCGCAGGTCCTCGTTCTCGCGCAGCAGGCGGGTCAGCTCGGCTTCGACCTCGTCGAGGAAGGCATCGACCTCGTCCTCGTCATAGCCTTCGCGAAGCCGGACGGTCGTGAACTGCTTGTTCCGAACGTCCTCGGGGGTCAATGGCATCTCTTCACCTCAACGTGATCGTCGGCACACCGGGGATCCTGTCGTATCGCTCAGAACGACAGGGACCGCACGAGCGAGATCAGGACATACACAATGATCATCAGGACGAAAAAGGACAGGTCGAGCGCCACGCCCCCGAGACGCAACGGCGGAATGAAACGCCGAAGAAGCTTGAGCGGCGGATCCGTGACAGTGTACGTGGCCTCCAGCACCACGACCATGGCCTTGCCGGGCCGCCACGAGCGGGCGAACTGGAAGACCCAGTCCATGACGAGCCTGAAGAGCAGGATCAACAGGAACACGGTCAGCACCCAGTAGAGCACCGATCCGACGATCCCCATTCCGTCTCCCTCTCCCTGGCCGACGCCCCGTCAGTGACACGCTGTCAATGGATCCACACGTAAAGTCGTGGCCGGGTCAGCTCTGGTTGAAGAACCCACCCTCGGCGATCCGAGCCTTGTCCTCCGCCGTGACATCGACGTTAGCAGGCGACAGCAGGAACACCTTCTGTGTCACGCGCTCGATACTGCCGTGCAGACCGAAGACGAGTCCAGCGGCGAAGTCTACGAGCCGCTTGGCGTCCGTGTCGTCCATCTCGGTCAAATTCATGATCACGGGAGTCCCGCCGCGGAACTGTTCCCCGATGGTACGGGCCTCGTTGTAGGTCCTGGGGTGCAGCGTGGTGATGCGGTAGGGCTCTCGTTCGTTCACTACCTTGGGCATGATCACCGGGGCGCTCTTCTCCACGTTGTGACGGCGGTCGGGTGTGATGGACGACACTGGGGCCATCCGCGGAGCCTCCTGCCGGATCGGCACGGCGGCGGGCACCGGCTGGGGCGCGATGTGCGCGACGGGCGCCGGCTGGGCCGGGGCGGGGGCGGCTGCCGCGGCGGCGCCTCGCAGGTCCTCGGTCCGACCGGTCCGGATCGGCTCGGGGTCCGCGTCGTAGTCGTCGTCGGGGTCGTACCCCTGGCCGTCGTACGTCTCGTCCTCCACGAGGCCGAGGTAGACCGCCATCTTGCGCATTGCGCCGGCCATGCCTTCTCCTCCGTTGCGCCGCCGCCCTCACGGCCGATCGGCCGACGGCCCGTCAGGCCGGAAGGGTGGTTTACCGGTCAGCTGAAAGCTGCTAGGTTCTGTCCTATTTTGTCTTGCAGTCTGATCTACCTACTCGGTGACGTTACCCGAGCGGTGACCGCACACCGAGCACCGCCGTACCGACGCGTACGTGTGTCGCTCCGGCGGCGATCGCCTGCTCCAGATCCCCGCTCATGCCTGCCGAGACCATCGTGGCAGCCGGATGCGACGCGCGTACGGCGCTTGCGATTTCCGCGAGGCGGGCGAAGGCGGCGGCCGGGTCGCCGGCCAGCGGGCCGGCCAGCGGAGCGACCGTCATCACGCCCTCCAGTCGCAGCCCGGGCGTGTCGGCGATCAGGTCGGTGAGCGCGGCGACCCCGGACGGCGCCACGCCCGCGCGGTGCTCGCCCTCCCCGTCCGCCTTGTCGAGCGCGACCTGCACCAGGCAGCCCAGCGGGGCGCGTTCGGCCTTCGCGACGGCGGCGGCGAGCGACTCGACCAGCCGCGCGCGGTCCACCGAGTGCACCAGGTCGGCGTAGCGGACCACCGAGCGCACCTTGTTGGTCTGCAGTTGACCGACGAAGTGCCAGGTCAAGGGGAGTTCAAGGCAGGTCT from Kitasatospora terrestris includes the following:
- a CDS encoding DivIVA domain-containing protein; its protein translation is MPLTPEDVRNKQFTTVRLREGYDEDEVDAFLDEVEAELTRLLRENEDLRAKLAAATRAAAQNQANMRKEQQAPQDQQRPGAPVPAAISGPPVPGQQQGPGPQQMVGPQQGMGNQPLGLPSGAPQLPAGPMGQPQQMGQPQQMGQTMGGQQQLVQPMGGQMLQPMGGPMGQPQMGQTMGGQQQLAPMGAPMQQMGGPLGGPMGQPQQQPGGDSAARVLALAQQTADQAISEARSEANKIVGEARSRAEGLERDARAKADALERDAQEKHRVAMGSLESARATLERKVEDLRAFEREYRTRLKSYLETQLRQLESQADDSLAPPRIPATASLPPAASSMAPAGAGAMSSATPSFGGQNSFGSGAPSFGGQNNFGGATPSFGGQPGNGAPQMAPAGMTQPMAAVRPQPPQPMQQAPAPMRGFLIDEDGDN
- a CDS encoding YggT family protein, with product MGIVGSVLYWVLTVFLLILLFRLVMDWVFQFARSWRPGKAMVVVLEATYTVTDPPLKLLRRFIPPLRLGGVALDLSFFVLMIIVYVLISLVRSLSF
- a CDS encoding GNAT family N-acetyltransferase; translation: MAETILVADGDERLEQVRAVRREVFVEEQAVPEELEYDAYDATSVHLLALGEDGAPLGTGRLIHGPQALELTGGKGGRVLLGRLAVVKAARGTGLGARLVRAIEQAGREHGGTELELHAQVQALGFYERLGYTAEGPVYDDAGIPHRTMTRTL
- the ileS gene encoding isoleucine--tRNA ligase yields the protein MTTYNSVPAQVDLPAVEHQILSFWQDNKVFQRTLEQSEGRPEWVFYEGPPTANGMPGAHHIEARVFKDVFPRYRTMKGYHVARKAGWDCHGLPVELAVEKELGFSGKQDIEAYGIAEFNAKCRESVTRHTDEFVKLTERMGYWVDLDEAYRTMDPSYIQSVWWSLKQIFDKGLLVQDHRVAPWCPRCGTGLSDHELAQGYETVVDPSVYVRFPLTSGPLAGTAALLVWTTTPWTLVSNTAAAVHPDVTYVVATDGTERLVVAEPLVGKALGEGWETTGESFTGAEMERWVYRRPFDLVEIEDAHYVLNAEYVTTEDGTGIVHQSPAFGADDLATCRKYGLPVVNPVRADGTFEEEVPLVGGVFFKKADEALVADLQARGLLFRHLPYEHSYPHCWRCHTALLYYAQPSWYIRTTAVKDALIRENEATNWYPENVKHGRFGDWLNNNIDWALSRNRYWGTPLPIWRCEDDHLTCVGSLAELSELTGTDQSGLDPHRPFIDDVTFACPTCAGTAVRVPEVIDAWYDSGSMPFAQYGYPYQNKELFEKRYPAQFISEAIDQTRGWFYTLMAVGTLVFDRNSYENVVCLGHILAEDGRKMSKHLGNILQPIPLMDQHGADAVRWFMAAGGSPWSARRVGHGTIQEVVRKTLLTYWNTVAFQALYARTAGWAPSAADPAPADRPLLDRWVLSELNALVREVDLSLEAYDTQRAGKLLSAFVDDLSNWYVRRGRRRFWQGDAAALATLHEALETVTRLMAPLTPFITERVWQDLVVPVAPDAPVSVHLASWPVADEALVDPELSRNMALVRRLVELGRATRAESGVKTRQPLLRALVAAQGWEELPTDLRAQIAEELNVVALESLAEVGASLVDTSAKANFRALGKRFGKGVQDVAKVVAAADAARLAAELRATGTTSVELDGETVELSPDEVIITETPREGWAVANESGATVALDLTITPELKRLGIARDAIRGIQEARKNSGLDVADRIVLRWRAANEETAEAIAEHGRLVADEVLATDFAAGAADWESESFTDESLGLVFQLKKA
- the lspA gene encoding signal peptidase II, with the translated sequence MHTAAERIISTPGSPQTQDDAVPTARTPQDGPEAGVDETAGVSQDPQPVGATAAGGRDLARRKRVGVLLVVALLAYLIDLGSKLLVVARLEGHAAIRVIGDLMNFQVIRNPGAAFGMGQAMTVVFTAIAAAVIVVIWRIARKLYSLPWAIALGLLLGGALGNLTDRLFRSPGVFRGHVVDFISVQHFAVFNLADSAIVCGGILVVLLSFRGSNPDGTTHHGAKKAPAEAPAASPDDRA
- a CDS encoding YggS family pyridoxal phosphate-dependent enzyme, with product MTNDIYGPFPGGPDWLAALTDRQRSRYEQLGTNLEVVERRIADACAAAGRKREDVTLVVVTKTYPAEDTALLAGLGVTDVAENRDQDAAPKAETCLELPLTWHFVGQLQTNKVRSVVRYADLVHSVDRARLVESLAAAVAKAERAPLGCLVQVALDKADGEGEHRAGVAPSGVAALTDLIADTPGLRLEGVMTVAPLAGPLAGDPAAAFARLAEIASAVRASHPAATMVSAGMSGDLEQAIAAGATHVRVGTAVLGVRSPLG
- a CDS encoding cell division protein SepF, with product MAGAMRKMAVYLGLVEDETYDGQGYDPDDDYDADPEPIRTGRTEDLRGAAAAAAPAPAQPAPVAHIAPQPVPAAVPIRQEAPRMAPVSSITPDRRHNVEKSAPVIMPKVVNEREPYRITTLHPRTYNEARTIGEQFRGGTPVIMNLTEMDDTDAKRLVDFAAGLVFGLHGSIERVTQKVFLLSPANVDVTAEDKARIAEGGFFNQS
- a CDS encoding TraR/DksA family transcriptional regulator, whose amino-acid sequence is MSTARRKTSTGTGHAAATSRTHVAAGSGARGGAESVDPAELPVRPGEEPWTSAEVAELHAELETDLHRLRAEIEAAEAAIAGLMRDSNDGAGDDQVDAGTKNINRESELSLANNARDSLAQTERALSRLEGVGFGLCESCGQPVGKARLQAFPRATLCVSCKAKQERR
- a CDS encoding RluA family pseudouridine synthase, with translation MSTAAQTRSLPVPDGLEGERLDAALARMFGFSRTKAAELAADGKVMLDGAVAGKSDRVTAGAWLEVEIPAPAAPVQVVAEHVEGMRIIHDDEHVVVIDKPVGVAAHPSPGWTGPTVIGGLAAAGYRISTSGAAERQGVVHRLDVGTSGIMVVAKSEIAYTDLKRQFHDRVTEKKYNALVQGHPDPLSGTVDAPIGRHPSSDWKWAVTRDGKPSVTHYDLIEAYRAASLLDIKLETGRTHQIRVHMSALRHPCVGDLTYGADPTLAKRLGLTRQWLHAVSLGFEHPGDGQWVQFSSEYPADLQKALDVISSES